The segment TGCCCGCGCTACGGTGCGCCGGTGCGATCCTGTGGGCATCACGGCATCAACGGAGGGCGCACATGTTTTACGTTGTCTCTGCGACGCACAAGGCGGAAATGGCACAGGAAAGGCTTCGACTGCAGGAAGCATTCGCCGCCTACCTTCACGACCCTACTCATCATCCCGACGTGACCATACATCATGGCGGGCAAACACTCAGCGAGAGTGACCGCTCCGTCACCGGTTTTGTCCTTGTGCTCGAGGCTCCTTCTATCGAGGTGGCAACGGCATTCGTCGCCGGCAGTCCCTATGCCGAGGCGGGCACCTTCGCCGAGTCAGATGTCCACCCGTGGAACTGGCTGACGGGACGGCCTGGCTGAGCGTGTTGCCGGACCGGCCAACCCGGTCGCGTCCGGTCGCGTCAGGACGCGACCGTTGGACTGATGTTTCTGCATGACATTGGATCACAGGATGTGCGTATACCGGCCAGGGGAGTCTCGTGAGCAGCCGTGAAGGGCAAAGCGCTTCTGGCGTTCAATACGAACCCGACGAACATCCTCCGGCGCTTGTGTCGCTGGGCAGCGGCCTGCAACTGGTCGTTCTCGGCATTACTAGCATCATCTTCATCCCCACGATCATCATACGGGCCAGCGGCGGAACCGAGGCGTACCTGTCCTGGGCCGTATTCGGCGCCGTCGCCGTCAGTGGGGTCTGCACGGCGCTGCAAGCCGCCAGGTTCAGCCGGGTCGGTGCGGGATACCTGCTCTTCATGGGTCCCGCCGGAGCCTTTATCGGGGTCTGCGTCAGCGCCCTCGTCGAAGGCGGTCCGGCGCTCCTCGCCACCCTCGTCGTCGCATCGTCACTCGTCCCCATCGTGATATCGATGCGACTGGCCCTTTTCAGGCGGCTTCTCACACCGACCATCGTCGGCACTGTGAACATGCTGATCCCGGCGACTGTGCTGCCGGTCGTATTCAGCCGCCTGGCCGACGCGCCGCAGGACGCGGCGCTCAGTGCACCGCTCACCGCGGTAGCGACGGGTCTGGTCATCGGCGGCATCTCCCTCACGGCAGGGGCAACGCTGCGGTTGTGGGCCCCGCTCATCGGGGTGATCGTGGGTTCGGTCATCGGCGGATCGATGGGTCTCTATGACTTTGGCCTGATCGCCCGTGCTCCGTGGTTCGGTTTGCCGCAGGGCGGTTGGCCGGGTTTCGGTTTCGACCTCGGGCCGGCCTTCGTGAGTCTTCTGCCTGCCTTCGCTTTCGTGGCCCTCATCGGCGCTATCCAGACGATAACCGGTGCCGTCGCCATCCAGCGCGTGTCGTGGCGCAGGCCAAGGGCCGTGGACTACCGGGCCGTGGAGGGTGCGGTGACGGCGGACGGAATCGGCAAACTGCTGTCAGGCATCGCCGGGATCGTGCCGACGCAGACCATTGGCGTCAGCGTCCCGACCGTTGAGCTCACGGGGGTCGCGGCCCGCCGCGTGGGCATCATTGCCGCCGGCGTGCTGATCGTGCTGGCGTTCCTGCCCAAGTTCCTCGCCATGATCCTGGCTATTCCAAGCGCGGTTGTGGTCGCCTATCTGACCGTCGTGCTGGCGTTGACCTTCGTCCGAGGGATGACCGAGGTGGTGCAGGGAGGGATCGACCATCGCAAGGCACTGATCGCGGGCGTCGCCTTCTGGGTCGGTGTCGGCTGCCAGAACGACCTTCTGTTCCCCGAGGTGCTCGAGGAACTGGGGGGCGGCCTGCTGGCGAACGGCATAACGGCCGGCGGGATCATGGCGATCCTCATGACCCTGTTTCTGGAAGCGACGGCCCCGCGCAGCAGCCGGATCGAAGTGGAGCTCGACCTTTCCGTGCTGCCGAAGATCAGGACGTTCCTCGAAGCGTTCGCATCCCGCAACGGCTGGGGACCGGAGATGGTCGGCCGTCTCGACGCCGCCAGCGAGGAGACCTTGCTGACGCTGATCGAGCAGGACGAGAGCCGGGAGAGCAGCGAGCGGCGGCGCCTGCTCCTGAAGGCGCGCAGGGAAAGCGGCGGCGCCGTCCTCGAGTTCATAGCCGCGGCGGGTGAGGAGAACGTTCAGGACCGGATCGGGTTGTTGGCGGACCGGCCCGACGACGTGCTGGTGGAGCGGGAAGTCTCGCTTCGGCTGTTGCGGCATATCGCTTCCTCCGTCCGCCACCAGCAATTCCACGACACGGATATCGTTACCGTCCACGTGAAAGTACCCAAGCCGGACGGGAACCAGTCGAGCACAACATGAGACGTGAAGGATGAAACGCGAAAAAACGCACGAAGCGGAAGGCGCCGGCGTGCTGGGAGAAACCGGCGTTCCGGGAGAAACCGGCGTTCCGGGAGAAGCCGGCGTTCCGGGAGAAGCCGGCGTTCCGGGAGAAGCCGCGGCGCCCGTCAGTCCACCGTCACATGAAGCAGAATTCGAACGGGCCTGGACCGACCCGGACAACACCCGGATCGAGCTGGATCCGGTCGACATCAACCGGACGCTGGCCCGATATTACCTCGCGACCAAGCCGCTCAGGTTTACCCGGACCATGCTGTGGGACATGGAGGTGAAGAAGGCGTTCCGGCCCGACCTTTATATTCCTTCTGTGGTAACGAGAGGCAGTTCCCATTTTTGGAACCGGCAGGCATTGGCCGGTGGAGCAGAATCCTTCGTGCGATGCTCGCGGCAGCGCCTCTGGCTTGTGCCGTCGGAGCACGGGTTGGTCCTCGAACGCGTCTTCCTTAACCCCGGGCGGCAGCGCGTCACATTCATCGGCACGGCGGAACTGCCCGGCAGGGATGGGAATCCGCTTCGAGCAGGCGAGGGACAGCCGCTCTTTCACGTTGAGCATTCCGTCGATGGCAGTGAATTGCACCCACTGAACCTGTGGCGCATCGTTTTCCTCACCGACGGGCCAAGACAGCAACTGATCGAACGGTTCACGCTGGCGAAGAACGTCCGGCTGCGCGAGTTCGTCGAAATCTACATCCGCAGGGACTTGAAGATCGCGTTGAACCGGAGGGAGCTTCCCGGATGAAGATCCTAGACATCCGCCACGTGGGGTTGCTGTCACCCGCGACCGCGACCCATGCGAAGTTCTACCTCGAGGCCTGGGGACTCGGCTCGGCCGGCGAGGACCGGCACGCGCGGTATTTCCGCGGAGCGTCGACCGAGCATCACATTCTCAGTCTGCATGCGGCGAAGCGGCGTGGGCTGCACCACCTGGCCTTCAGCGTTGACGAATGCGAGGCGGTCGACGGGGCGGCAACCGAGCTCGAACGCCGGGGAATCACCATCGTGGCCCCTCCGGGCGTCCTGGACAAACCTGGCGGCGGGTACGGACTGCGATTCCTGGACCCGGAAAACCGCTGCATCGAACTGTCGGCCGGCGTGGCCCGACACGCGAACGGCGGGGCCGATGCGAACGGCGGATCCGATGCGAACGGCGGGTCCGGCGAGCACGATGGGCCCCACCGGTTGTGCCACGTGGGTCTCAACACGCCGCGATTCGAGCAGACCGTGGCGTTCTATACCGATGTGCTCGGATTCCGGGTCTCGGACAGGATCGAGGACCAGATGGTCTTCCTGCGATGCGGCCGGAGACATCACGTCGTCGTGTTCACTCGCGCGGATCACGCATCGGTCAACCACGTCGCGTTCGCGATGTCCGGCGTGGACGCCTTGATGAGAAGGGTCTCCAACCTTCGTGACCGGGGGCAAGAACCCACCTGGGGGCCGGGACGTCACGGCCCTGGCAACAACATCTTCTGCTACTACGGGGACCCGGCCGGATTCGTGAACGAATGCTCCAGCGACCTGGCGTATATCGAAGACGAAGCGACGCACGAACCTGCAGTGTGGCGGCGGGTGCCGGAAACCCTGGATTACTGGGGTACGGCAGGGGCGCCCGGACCCGGCGTTCGGAAGGCTATGGCCGGCGACCCGGATCCCGGCTGGACCGCGCAGGGCCTCGTCGAGGAATGACAGTGAGATGGCCGAGGTGATTCTTATTGTGGAAAGGGACCCGGAAGTGCATTATATGAGGGAAGCGTGTGGCGGGTCGGCGTCTGCAGAGGACGCCCGCCGGTTGAAACTGAACGACTGGTTTTGAGGAGACGGTTTTGTTCGAAGCATTGATCGCCGCGGCGGGACTGGAAGACATCCACGAAAAGGTCGCAGCGGGCGAGCGGCTCTCGGCCGACGACGGGAGAAGGCTGTACCGGAACGGGAACCTGCCCGCTATCGGTTACCTGGCCAACCTGGTGCGCGAACGCATGCACGGCGACCGGGTTTACTTCGTGCGCAACCAGCACCTGAACTACACCAACATATGCAACAAGAGCTGCCTGTTCTGTTCTTTTTACGCCCTGCCTAAAGACCCCGAGGGCTACGTGCTTTCGCCCGACGACATCAGGGCGAGGATGGAGACCTACGCTGACATTCCCATCTCCGAAATCCACATGGTAGGGGGCGTGAACCCGAAGCTGCCCTACGCCTATTACCTGGACATCGTCCGGGTGATCAAGGAAGTCCGGCCCGGGGTGTCCCTCAAGGCCTACACCATGATCGAACTCGAGCAGATCCGGCGCATCGGCAGGAAGTCCATGGCCGAGACCCTGGTGGACCTGAAAGAAGCCGGGGTGGACGCGCTGCCCGGCGGCGGGGCCGAGGTCTTCAGCGAACGGGTCCACGAGGAACTCTTCCAGGCCAAGTCGGATTCGGACAAGTGGCTCGAGACCGCGCGCGTCGCCCACGAGGTGGGCCTGCCGTCGAACGCCACCATGCTGTACGGTCACGTGGAACAGACGGAGGAGAAGGTCTACCACCTAATGAAACTGCGTGAACTGCAGGACGAGACGAACGGCCTGCTGGCCTTCATCCCCCTGTCGTGGCACCCTGAACGTACAGCGATCGAACACCTGCCGGGACCCACCGGCCAGATGGATCTCCGGGAGATCGCAGTGGCCCGGCTCATGCTGGACAACGTGCCCCACATCAAGTCGTTCTGGATCATGAACACCCCGGCGGTGACGCAAGTGTCGCTGTGGTACGGGGCGGACGATATGGACGGCAGCGTCCTGGAATACGAAATCACCCGGAACCCGGTCACCGACCGCATGCAAGCCCTGACCCACACCCAGATGCTCGATATGATCAGCGAGTCGGGGCGGCAGCCCGTCGAACGCGACGCGCTTTACCATATCGTCGACCAGCCTGAAACGATCCGTCCGGCCTATATGGAGACCGCCAACGGGCAGGCGGCTAACGAAGCGAAGACCAACGGGGCGACGGCCGCCGTGGCACCGAGCCCGGGATAGTCCACATGATCACCGATATCGCTGAAAAAGTCCTGTCCGGAACGCGGCTCACCGCCGAGGACGGGAGTCGACTGTTCCAGCACCCGAACGTCACCGAGCTGGGCATGCTCGCCGATCACGTCAGGCGGACCAGGCACCCGGAACCGGTGGTGACCTACAATATCGGCCGGAACATCAACTACACCAACGTCTGCTGGGTGCGGTGCAAGTTCTGCGCCTTCTACCGTCCCCCGGGCGACGGCGAAGGTTACACGCTGCCGGACGAGGAGATCTTTGCAAAGGTCGAGGAACTGATCAGCGTCGGCGGAGATACGCCGGATTCCTGTGAAATCCTCATGCAGGGCGGTTTGAACCCGAAGCTGAAGATCGACTACTACGAAATGCTCTTCTCGGAAATCACCCGGCGCTATCCCGCGGCCTATCTTCATTCGTTGTCCGTGGCGGAAATCGTCTATCTCGCCCATATCTCGAGAATCACGGTCGAGGAAGCGCTGATCCGCCTGCGCGCGGCCGGACTGAAGTCCCTCCCGGGCGCCGGCGCCGAGATCCTGGACACCGAGGTGCGCGACGCCATCGCCTTCCGCAAGGAAACGGTGCAGGAATGGCTGGACGTCCACAGCCTCGCCCACCGCCTCGGCATGAAGTCGACGGCCACCATGATGTTCGGATCGGTGGAAACCGTCGAACACCGGTTGAAGCACCTTCTGCGGGTCCGCGAAGTGCAGGACGAGTCCCTGGCTCGCCACGACGGTTACTTCACGGCCTTCATCGCTTGGAGCTTCCAGCCGGAGGGCACGGAACTGCCGGACACGCGAAAGGCGACCGGGTACGACTACCTGCGCACCGTGGCGATCGCCCGGCTCATGCTGGACAATATCGAGAACGTCCAGGCGTCCTATGTGACCCAGGGGCCCAAGATCGCGCAGATCGCCCTGGGTTACGGCGTGAACGATTTTGGCAGCACGATGATGGAAGAGAACGTCATCAGCGCCGGAGGCACGAGTTTCGTGATGCCTACGGATGAGATCGAACGCCTTATCAGCGACGCGGGGTTCACGCCGCGACGACGGAACACGCGATACGAGTACGTGGGAAACGGCACGCCGGAAAAGCACGAAGCCACCGCGTGATTTCGCGGGAAGCGGTGACGGATACAACCGGCAGCGACTTCCGACGGCAACGACTTCCGTATGGTCAACAGAACCCGAATCTACGCCGTCAGTTACCTGAATTCCCGGGCCTTGACCTATGGCCTGGAACACGGCGGCCAGGATCACGGTTTCGAAATCCGCTACGATATCCCCTCGGAGTGCGCCCGGCAGGTAAGGACGGGCGGGGCCTCGGCCGGCGTCATCCCGTCGATCGAGTATGCGCGCGCCGGGGCGGCCTACGCCATCGTGCCGGAGATCGCCATTGCCTCCGACGGTCCGGTCGGCAGCATCCTCCTGTTCCACCAGGTGCCGGTACGCCGGATCCGTAAGGTGGCGATGGACACGAGTTCCCGGACTTCGGTCGCCCTGACGCGGATCGTCTTGGAGGAAAAATACGGACTGGATTTCGATTCCTTCGACCATCCACCGGACGTTTCCGCGATGCTGGAACGGGCGGACGCGGCCCTGGTCATCGGCGACCCGGCCCTCGAATATACGGACCGGCCGGAACCGAGGCTCGACCTGGGGCATGCCTGGCGGGAACTGACCGGTCTGCCTTTCGTGTATGCCTTCTGGGCGGGAAAGGAAGGCGGACTCACACCCGGTGAGGTCGAACGGCTCATCGCGTCGAAGGAACAGGGCGTGTCCGCCCTGGATGAGATCGCCGAACTACACGCCGGGGACCGTTCCCGGTCCACGTCTTTTTATGCGTCGTACCTGAAAGACAACCTGGCCTACGTCCTGGGTGATCGCGAGCGAAGCGGGCTCATGGAGTTTTACGGTCTGGCCCATGCCCGCGGCCTGAT is part of the Gemmatimonadota bacterium genome and harbors:
- a CDS encoding menaquinone biosynthesis protein — protein: MVNRTRIYAVSYLNSRALTYGLEHGGQDHGFEIRYDIPSECARQVRTGGASAGVIPSIEYARAGAAYAIVPEIAIASDGPVGSILLFHQVPVRRIRKVAMDTSSRTSVALTRIVLEEKYGLDFDSFDHPPDVSAMLERADAALVIGDPALEYTDRPEPRLDLGHAWRELTGLPFVYAFWAGKEGGLTPGEVERLIASKEQGVSALDEIAELHAGDRSRSTSFYASYLKDNLAYVLGDRERSGLMEFYGLAHARGLIPDVPELRFYPRQGRS
- a CDS encoding CofH family radical SAM protein produces the protein MFEALIAAAGLEDIHEKVAAGERLSADDGRRLYRNGNLPAIGYLANLVRERMHGDRVYFVRNQHLNYTNICNKSCLFCSFYALPKDPEGYVLSPDDIRARMETYADIPISEIHMVGGVNPKLPYAYYLDIVRVIKEVRPGVSLKAYTMIELEQIRRIGRKSMAETLVDLKEAGVDALPGGGAEVFSERVHEELFQAKSDSDKWLETARVAHEVGLPSNATMLYGHVEQTEEKVYHLMKLRELQDETNGLLAFIPLSWHPERTAIEHLPGPTGQMDLREIAVARLMLDNVPHIKSFWIMNTPAVTQVSLWYGADDMDGSVLEYEITRNPVTDRMQALTHTQMLDMISESGRQPVERDALYHIVDQPETIRPAYMETANGQAANEAKTNGATAAVAPSPG
- a CDS encoding collagen-like protein, whose protein sequence is MKREKTHEAEGAGVLGETGVPGETGVPGEAGVPGEAGVPGEAAAPVSPPSHEAEFERAWTDPDNTRIELDPVDINRTLARYYLATKPLRFTRTMLWDMEVKKAFRPDLYIPSVVTRGSSHFWNRQALAGGAESFVRCSRQRLWLVPSEHGLVLERVFLNPGRQRVTFIGTAELPGRDGNPLRAGEGQPLFHVEHSVDGSELHPLNLWRIVFLTDGPRQQLIERFTLAKNVRLREFVEIYIRRDLKIALNRRELPG
- a CDS encoding extradiol ring-cleavage dioxygenase, with product MKILDIRHVGLLSPATATHAKFYLEAWGLGSAGEDRHARYFRGASTEHHILSLHAAKRRGLHHLAFSVDECEAVDGAATELERRGITIVAPPGVLDKPGGGYGLRFLDPENRCIELSAGVARHANGGADANGGSDANGGSGEHDGPHRLCHVGLNTPRFEQTVAFYTDVLGFRVSDRIEDQMVFLRCGRRHHVVVFTRADHASVNHVAFAMSGVDALMRRVSNLRDRGQEPTWGPGRHGPGNNIFCYYGDPAGFVNECSSDLAYIEDEATHEPAVWRRVPETLDYWGTAGAPGPGVRKAMAGDPDPGWTAQGLVEE
- the mqnC gene encoding dehypoxanthine futalosine cyclase — protein: MITDIAEKVLSGTRLTAEDGSRLFQHPNVTELGMLADHVRRTRHPEPVVTYNIGRNINYTNVCWVRCKFCAFYRPPGDGEGYTLPDEEIFAKVEELISVGGDTPDSCEILMQGGLNPKLKIDYYEMLFSEITRRYPAAYLHSLSVAEIVYLAHISRITVEEALIRLRAAGLKSLPGAGAEILDTEVRDAIAFRKETVQEWLDVHSLAHRLGMKSTATMMFGSVETVEHRLKHLLRVREVQDESLARHDGYFTAFIAWSFQPEGTELPDTRKATGYDYLRTVAIARLMLDNIENVQASYVTQGPKIAQIALGYGVNDFGSTMMEENVISAGGTSFVMPTDEIERLISDAGFTPRRRNTRYEYVGNGTPEKHEATA